The Devosia sp. genome segment TGACTGTCCGCCAGGCCATCCAGGACGTGACCGACCGTATCGCCGCGCGTAGCCGCGATACCCGTCGCGACTATCTCAACCGTCTCGATGCCGCGAGGGAACAGGGCGTTTATCGTGCCGCGCTCTCCTGCGGCAATCTCGCCCATGGCTTTGCCGCCTGTTCCCCCTCCGAAAAGGCGGCCCTGGCCGGAAACAAGACCCTCAACCTGGGTATTGTGACTTCGTACAACGACATGCTGAGCGCTCATCAGCCCTATCAATTCTACCCCGATATCATCAAGGAAGCGGCCCGCGAGATCGGCGCCACTGCTCAGGTGGCCGGGGGCGTGCCCGCCATGTGCGATGGTGTCACCCAGGGTCAGCCGGGCATGGACCTGTCGCTGTTCAGCCGCGATGTCATCGCCATGGCCACCGCCATTTCCCTCAGCCACAACATGTTCGATGCCGCGGTCTATCTCGGCATCTGCGACAAGATCGTGCCGGGTCTCGTCATCGGCGCCTTGACCTTCGGTCACCTCCCGGCGGTGTTCGTGCCGGCCGGCCCCATGCCTTCGGGCCTGCCCAATGACGAAAAGTCCAAGGTCCGCCAGCTCTATATGGAGGGCAAGGTCGGCCGCGCCGAACTGCTCGAAGCCGAGAGCAAGTCCTACCACTCCGCCGGCACCTGCACCTTCTACGGCACCGCCAATTCCAACCAGATGCTCATGGAAATCATGGGCCTGCACCTGCCGGGCGCCAGCTTCGTCAATCCGGGCACGCCCCTGCGCGACGCCCTGACCCGCGAAGCCACAAGGCGCGCGCTGTCGCTCACCAGCCTGGGCAACAATTATACGCCCATTGGTCACGTCATCGACGAAAAGGCCATCGTCAATGGTCTCGTGGGCCTGCACGCCACCGGCGGCTCCACCAATCACACCATGCATCTGATCGCCATGGCCGCGGCAGCCGGGCTCCAGGTCACTTGGGACGACATGAGCGATCTCAGCGACGCCACCCCGCTCCTGGCCCGCGTCTATCCCAATGGCGTGGCCGATGTGAACCACTTCCACGCCGCCGGCGGCATGGGCTTTCTCATCAAGGAACTGCTGGAAAGCGGTCACCTGCATGAGGACGTCAAGACGGTGTGGGGCGATGGGCTGTCCAACTACACCGTGGAAGCCAAGCTCATCGAGGACAAACTCTCCTTCGAGCCGTCCCCGGACGAAAGCGCGCTGCCCAAAGTTCTTACGGGCACCAAGACCCCGTTCCAGCCCACGGGCGGCCTCAAGCTGCTCAAGGGCAATCTCGGCCGTTCGGTCATCAAGGTGTCGGCGGTCAAGCCCGAGCACCGCGTGGTCGAGGCGCCGGCCCGCGTCTTTCACGGCCAGGAAGGTCTGCAGGCCGCCTTCAAGGCGGGCGAATTGACCGGCGACATGATCGCCGTGGTCCGGTTCTCCGGCCCCAAGGCGCTTGGCATGCCCGAATTGCACAAGCTCACCCCGGCCCTGGGCGTGATGCAGGATCGCGGCTTCAAGGTGGCGCTGCTCACCGATGGCCGCATGTCCGGCGCCTCCGGCAAGGTGCCGGCTGCCATCCACATGACCCCCGAGGCAGTCGATGGCGGCCCGATCAGCAAGATCCGCGACGGCGACATGATCCGGCTCGATGCCAATGAAGGCACGCTCACCTTCCTCGGCGACGAACGCGAATTCTTCTCCCGCACCCCCGCCAGCGAAGACCTGCGTCCCCAGCACTTC includes the following:
- the edd gene encoding phosphogluconate dehydratase, coding for MTVRQAIQDVTDRIAARSRDTRRDYLNRLDAAREQGVYRAALSCGNLAHGFAACSPSEKAALAGNKTLNLGIVTSYNDMLSAHQPYQFYPDIIKEAAREIGATAQVAGGVPAMCDGVTQGQPGMDLSLFSRDVIAMATAISLSHNMFDAAVYLGICDKIVPGLVIGALTFGHLPAVFVPAGPMPSGLPNDEKSKVRQLYMEGKVGRAELLEAESKSYHSAGTCTFYGTANSNQMLMEIMGLHLPGASFVNPGTPLRDALTREATRRALSLTSLGNNYTPIGHVIDEKAIVNGLVGLHATGGSTNHTMHLIAMAAAAGLQVTWDDMSDLSDATPLLARVYPNGVADVNHFHAAGGMGFLIKELLESGHLHEDVKTVWGDGLSNYTVEAKLIEDKLSFEPSPDESALPKVLTGTKTPFQPTGGLKLLKGNLGRSVIKVSAVKPEHRVVEAPARVFHGQEGLQAAFKAGELTGDMIAVVRFSGPKALGMPELHKLTPALGVMQDRGFKVALLTDGRMSGASGKVPAAIHMTPEAVDGGPISKIRDGDMIRLDANEGTLTFLGDEREFFSRTPASEDLRPQHFGMGRELFAGFRSLVGVADKGASVFG